From Oryctolagus cuniculus chromosome 17, mOryCun1.1, whole genome shotgun sequence, a single genomic window includes:
- the LOC100342761 gene encoding glucose-induced degradation protein 4 homolog translates to MPVRTECPPPAGASAASAASLIPPPPINTQQPGVATSLLYSGSKFRGHQKSKGNSYDVEVVLQHVDTGNSYLCGYLKIKGLTEEYPTLTTFFEGEIISKKHPFLTRKWDADEDVDRKHWGKFLAFYQYAKSFNSDDFDYEELKNGDYVFMRWKEQFLVPDHTIKDISGASFAGFYYICFQKSAASIEGYYYHRSSEWYQSLNLTHVPEHSAPIYEFR, encoded by the exons ATGCCGGTGCGCACCGAGTGCCCCCCGCCGGCCGGTGCGTCGGCCGCGTCCGCGGCCTCGCTCATCCCGCCGCCGCCCATCAACACCCAGCAGCCCGGCGTGGCCACCAGCCTGCTCTACAGCGGCTCCAAGTTCCGTGGCCACCAGAAGAGCAAGGGGAATTCGTACGACGTAGaggtggtgctgcag CACGTGGACACAGGGAACTCTTACCTTTGTGGCTACTTGAAGATTAAAGGCCTCACCGAG GAGTATCCGACCCTCACGACCTTCTTTGAAGGAGAAATAATCAGCAAAAAGCACCCTTTCCTAACTCGCAAGTGGGATGCGGACGAAGATGTGGACCGGAAACACTGG GGCAAGTTTCTGGCTTTTTACCAGTACGCAAAATCATTTAATTCAGATGACTTCGATTATGAAGAGCTGAAGAATGGAGATTATGTCTTTATGCGATGGAAG GAGCAGTTCCTGGTCCCAGACCACACGATCAAAGACATCAGCGGTGCTTCCTTTGCCGGCTTCTACTACATCTGCTTTCAGAAGTCGGCTGCCTCCATAGAGGGCTACTACTACCATCGGAGCTCAGAATG GTACCAGTCCCTCAACCTGACCCACGTTCCTGAACACAGCGCGCCCATCTACGAATTCCGGTGA
- the LOC138846321 gene encoding leucine-rich repeat-containing protein 37A-like: MQDEKPSTTQQEETAEILQAPEEAAPSPIHQEAQAHASVFPTEPEPLKDQEADTAQQPKPPEEDEHSPLPGVPAQPEQLKEPSPSQQGISVPPLEHPVSAYQLPLQQGNTNQPSDIFPEMSDAIPMNMTFSPHIPEEILRTQHLRMSKTKPKHVHIDLTRTLKPTPEVYPYWSQQEGPAQPTVPTKQVEFSPTQLGPPLAKPPALPEKMELSPAEPLEPLKNAEQAPVQNVAPAEPQDFPDTQSSVTQQELQTQQPNLTKVTGQPLDVELTITTQPGMEGGLSPIMQKAPVQLPGPSKEGIAQPPGYQGVTVPTPAQDQAPFPKSPRITFQPFDLALTITPQPITEAELATNVQETPPKETVAQPPVHHEGQNQPPLSPSVTNQPLDLALTITTEPTTEAEHPADLSKTTAPSPNLTPVTTQHLDLGLTITPETSSMVTEPSTDMQETSSQPPTEGVTQSPIHQEVTVPTLGHNQAQYPTLPHITVQPLDTVLTINAKRTRKADHSPSLKKTTDLHPGQVQTQHSTLTEVTDQPLNAAATINVCELCSCKDETLSCTGLGPVQKLHRVPVPEPNSYNGTFSIL; this comes from the coding sequence ATGCAGGATGAGAAACCCTCTACgacccagcaggaggaaacagctgaaattttACAGGCCCCCGAGGAGGCCGCACCTTCTCCAATCCATCAGGAAGCCCAAGCCCACGCCTCAGTGTTCCCTACGGAGCCTGAGCCTttgaaagaccaggaggcagacacagctcagcagccaaagcccccggaagaggatgagcactccccacttccaggggtcccagctcagcctgaacaACTGAAGGAACCTTCACCAAGCCAGCAGGGGATTTCCGTTCCACCTCTAGAGCACCCTGTGAGTGCTTACCAATTACCActccaacagggaaacacaaaccagccttcagatatcttcccagagatgagtgatgctattccaatgaatatgacattttcacctcatattccagaagaaattctcagaactcagcatttaaggatgtctaaaaccaaaccaaaacatgtgcatattgaccttaccagaaccctaaagcccactccagaagtttatccttactggagtcagcaggaaggacctgcccagcctacagttcccaccaagcaagttgaattttctccaacccagcttgggcctcctcttgccaagcctccagcactgcctgaaaagatggaactttctccagctgAGCCTCTAGAGCCCCTCAAGAATGCAGAACAAGCTCCAGTGCAAAATGTAGCCCCAGCCGAGCCACAAGACTTCCCTGACACTCAATCATCTGTAACCCAGCAGGAGCTTCAAACTCAGCAACCAAACCTGACCAAAGTCACAGGTCAACCTTTGGATGTGGAACTCACCATAACTACACAACCTGGAATGGAAGGCGGACTTTCTCCAATCATGCAGAAGGCCCCAGTTCAGCTTCCAGGGCCATCTAAGGAAGGTATAGCTCAACCCCCAGGATATCAGggggtgacagttccaacaccagCTCAGGATCAAGCTCCGTTTCCAAAATCACCCCGCATCACATTTCAACCTTTTGATCTGGCACTTACAATAACTCCACAGCCCATTACAGAGGCTGAACTTGCCACAAATGTGCAGGAGACTCCACCTAAAGAAACTGTAGCTCAGCCACCAGTGCATCATGAGGGTCAAAATCAACCTCCACTATCACCCAGTGTCACAAATCAACCTTTAGACCTGGCACTTACCATTACTACAGAACCTACTACAGAGGCTGAGCATCCTGCAGACCTGAGCAAGACTACAGCTCCATCTCCAAACCTGACTCCAGTCACAACTCAACATCTGGACCTGGGACTCACCATAACTCCAGAAACCAGCAGTATGGTGACTGAACCCTCTACAGACATGCAGGAGACCTCCAGTCAACCTCCCACGGAGGGTGTAACCCAATCTCCAATACATCAAgaggtgacagttccaacactgggtcataatcaagctcaatatccaacattgcctcacatcacagttcagcctttggacacagtgcttaccataaatgcaaagcgtaccaggaaggctgaccattctccatccctgaagaagactacagaTCTACATCCAGGCCAGGTTCAGACTCAGCACTCAACCCTAACTGAAGTCACAGATCAACCCCTGAATGCGGCTGCCACCATAAATGTCTGTGAGCTCTGCTCCTGCAAAGATGAGACACTTTCATGCACTGGCCTCGgtccagtgcagaagcttcacagagttcctgtaccagagcccaacagctacaacggcaccttcagcatattgtaa
- the LOC138846320 gene encoding leucine-rich repeat-containing protein 37A3-like: MEGQTQNPETQEPIQSSSPQQEGQAPPPQPVEPDELSSPQQEGPGADLQQPEEEASPLQQEAPAQNPFATAEVAGQASVYHDPNTPSSPQIVALQANFPSVTLKPADTELTEASGAGEEVQSTPSTEQAPAQPLGHPEGVGLPSAQQEAPEQTPEFPGKVQSWTQEGLAQTSALPEETGPFSTQNDATAQPSEYAEEVSPSIGQQGAPAQSPGLPVNTEYSSSNQEQPAQPSESPEIEPSRSQLEAPEKPSALPVEVKSPVQQDPRAQALESPEETIIAQTPQIQKGMDWSPDQNQVHRYNLPNVTIKPADVALTITPEPTMERDSSPAQQEGSAQTPGPPVETEPSLREQQQIAQYAEALVETQAPPGQLEALALTPVPPMETEPYISEQEQPRRPSESSEEVESSGKKTEVPAQPPSHHTVTILPPGHHQVQQYDLPNVTTKPPDLQLTLTPKPAARPAPRLTRLILRLAAPAHRVLVPVGAPDSVPVAPLPGQLSAVARECSGGWPRCLGPAPHGRPGKAPGSWLLPSDQCGAPAAARRPRRPLEGEPTTKEDLSLCLSLSLSTLPVKKKKKKKNTCRSGNISSQPRGHNNAGLSPSSASNAS; this comes from the coding sequence ATGgaaggccagactcaaaatccagaGACTCAGGAGCCCATCCAATCCTCCTCCCCACAGCAAGAAGGACAAGCTCCGCCTCCACAGCCCGTTGAACCAGATGAACTTTCTTCACCCcagcaagagggcccaggtgcagacCTGCAGCAGCCCGAGGAAGAAGCATCTCCGTTGCAGCAGGAGGCCCCCGCTCAGAATCCATTTGCTACTGCAGAAGTAGCAGGTCAGGCATCAGTGTATCACGATCCTaacactccatcctcacctcagattgtagctctccaagcaaacttccccagcgtcacactgaaacctgcagacacggagctgacagaagcctcaggggcaggtgaggaagttcagtctactccaagcacggagcaggctccagctcagcctctggggcatCCTGAGGGAGTGGGACTCCCCTCAGCCCAACAAGAGGCCCCAGAGCAGACTCCGGAATTCCCTGGGAAGGTGCAATCTTGGACTCAAGAGGGTCTAGCTCAGACTTCAGCTCTCCCTGAGGAGACTGGACCTTTCTCTACCCAAAACgatgccacagctcagccctcagagtatgctgaggaagtcagcccatctataggccagcagggggccccagctcagtctccaggcctgcctgtgaaCACTGAATATTCCTCCAGCAATCAGGAGCAGCCTGCTCAGCCTTCTGAGTCTCCTGAGATCGAACCTTCTAGAAGCCAACTGGAAGCCCCGGAGAAGCCTTCGGCACTCCCTGTGGAAGTCAAATCTCCAGTACAGCAAGATCCCCGAGCTCAAGCGCTAGAATCTCCTGAAGAGACTATCATAGCTCAGACTCCACAGATTCAGAAGGGGATGGACTGGTCTCCAGATCAGAATCAAGTTCACCGTTATAACCTGCCCAATGTTACCATCAAGCCTGCAGATGTGGCGCTGACCATAACTCCGGAGCCTACCATGGAGCGGGACTCTTCTCCAGCgcagcaggagggctctgctcagacTCCAGGCCCTCCCGTGGAGACAGAGCCTTCTCTCAGAGAACAGCAGCAGATTGCTCAGTATGCGGAGGCCCTGGTGGAGACTCaagctcctccaggccagctggagGCCCTAGCTCTGACTCCAGTCCCTCCTATGGAGACAGAACCTTATATCAGTGAGCAGGAGCAACCAAGGCGGCCCTCTGAGTCTTCTGAGGAGGTTGAATCTtctggaaagaaaacagaagtcccagcccagcctccaagtCATCACACAGTGACCATTTTACCTCCCGGTCACCATCAAGTTCAGCAGTACGACTTGCCCAATGTGACTACTAAACCTCCAGACCTGCAGCTGACCCTAACACCAAAACCTGCAgcacggccggcaccgcggctcactaggctaatcctccgccttgcggcgccggcacaccgggttctagtcccggttggggcaccagattctgtcccggttgcccctcttccaggccagctctctgctgtggccagggagtgcagtggaggatggcccaggtgcttgggccctgcaccccatgggagaccaggaaaagcacctggctcctggctcctgccatcggatcagtgtggtgcgccggccgcagcacgccggccgcggcggccattggagggtgaaccaacaacaaaggaagacctttctctctgtctctctctctcactgtccactctgcctgtcaaaaaaaaaaaaaaaaaaaaaaacacctgcagaagtggaaacatttccagtcagccacgaggtcacaacaacgcaggcctcagtcccagctctgcctccaacgcCTCTTGA